In Procambarus clarkii isolate CNS0578487 chromosome 25, FALCON_Pclarkii_2.0, whole genome shotgun sequence, the following proteins share a genomic window:
- the LOC123756406 gene encoding uncharacterized protein, which translates to MRLATLVLLAGCAALLVNAQDKGLEIRAVTIEEILRQHPGLKKELSEKIKSVSTSDTPATATEDVAPKALDDATNATSADTTAADTTTTSAPQADAPPAPTESTTPTNAEEGQRRPGRRRNGRRRPDSVKQSERFAEAPHRLSATEKDGSEAPSRAQRQNGRQFPGTQ; encoded by the exons ATGAGACTA GCCACCTTGGTGCTGTTGGCGGGGTGTGCTGCATTGCTGGTCAATGCTCAAGATAAAGGCTTAGAAATTCGAGCAGTCACCATCGAGGAGATCTTAAGACAACATCCTGGTCTTAAAAAGGAACTATCGGAAAAAATAAAGTCTGTTTCCACCTCGGACACTCCTGCAACTGCCACTGAAGATGTAGCCCCCAAGGCTCTGGATGACGCTACAAATGCAACCAGTGCAGACACTACCGCTGccgacaccaccactacctctgcACCTCAGGCAGATGCCCCTCCTGCCCCAACAGAGTCTACTACCCCAACAAATGCAGAAGAAGGGCAACGCAGACCAGGCAGACGTCGCAACGGACGTCGTCGCCCCGATTCTGTCAAGCAATCTGAGCGATTTGCAGAAGCTCCTCACCGATTGAGTGCAACCGAAAAAGACGGCAGTGAAGCACCTTCCAGAGCTCAGCGTCAAAATGGTCGCCAATTTCCAGGAACACAATAA